In a genomic window of Chrysemys picta bellii isolate R12L10 chromosome 1, ASM1138683v2, whole genome shotgun sequence:
- the PRDM4 gene encoding PR domain zinc finger protein 4 isoform X2 produces the protein MDFNGSLAHGGDSGMNEMNLSSVGMDQLTSSSVSNALPVSGSHLGLTASPTHNAIPASGLPVAIPNLGPSLSSLPSALSLMLPMGIGDRGVMCGIPERNYTLPPPPYPHLESSYFRHILPGILSYLADRPPPQYIHPNTINVDSNSALSVSNNPSALDPFQPSGTVGLEPGIVSMDSRAVNTHGTQSLHPSDSHDVALDTTIAMESVSRVTSPISTDGMTEELTMDDVAGDHSQIPNGSRNHEPLAVDTVGSNLASDAVGHSGVIPIHGSTLELPVVMEPDHIAGRVSGISDSTLNDSIHTVAMSTNSVSVALSTSHNLTSLESVSLHEVGLSLEPVAVSSINQEVAMGPGHVDVSSDNLAFVPSSLQMEDSNSNKENMATLFTIWCTLCDKAYPSDCPDHGPVTFIPDTPIESRARLSLPKQLVLRQSIMGPEVGVWTRETIPVRTCFGPLIGQQSHSLEVADWTDKATNHIWKMYHNGVLEFYIITTDENECNWMMFVRRARNREEQNLVAYPHDGKMYFCTSRDIPPEQELLFYYSRDYARQIGVPEHPDVHICHCGKECTSYTEFKAHLSSHIHNHLPSQGHSSSHGSGHSKERKWKCSMCPQAFISPSKLHVHFMGHMGMKPHKCDFCSKAFSDPSNLRTHLKIHTGQKNYRCALCDKSFTQKAHLESHMVIHTGEKNLKCDYCDKLFMRRQDLKQHVLTHTQERQIKCPRCDKLFLRTNHLKKHLNSHEGKRDYVCEKCSKAYLTKYHLTRHLKICKGPTSSLSAQEEEDSEEEELIESVRTEDCRINSGVYATDDSLSGHK, from the exons gATGAATGAAATGAACCTGAGTTCGGTAGGGATGGACCAGCTGACCTCATCCTCTGTGAGCAATGCCCTGCCTGTCTCAGGAAGTCACTTGGGACTGACTGCATCACCCACTCACAATGCCATACCAGCATCAG GCTTGCCTGTTGCAATTCCAAACTTGGGCCCCTCCTTGAGTTCCTTGCCCTCTGCCCTATCTCTGATGCTCCCAATGGGTATTGGAGATCGAGGAGTGATGTGTGGTATACCAGAGAGAAACTACACCCTACCTCCACCACCTTATCCTCACCTGGAGAGCAGCTACTTCAGACACATTCTACCTG GTATTTTATCTTATTTAGCTGACAGACCTCCACCTCAGTACATCCATCCCAACACTATAAATGTCGATAGCAATTCAGCTTTATCTGTCTCCAATAATCCTTCAGCCctagatcccttccagcccagtGGAACTGTGGGACTGGAACCAGGGATTGTCTCCATGGACTCTCGTGCAGTGAACACACACGGTACTCAAAGCCTGCACCCTAGTGACAGCCATGATGTAGCACTGGATACCACAATCGCTATGGAGAGTGTTTCAAGGGTAACCAGTCCAATATCTACTGATGGGATGACTGAGGAGCTTACGATGGATGATGTAGCTGGGGATCATTCACAAATCCCAAATGGCTCCCGGAATCATGAACCATTAGCTGTGGACACGGTAGGCAGTAACTTGGCTTCAGATGCAGTGGGTCATAGTGGTGTCATACCCATTCATGGTAGCACTTTGGAGCTTCCTGTTGTGATGGAGCCTGACCACATTGCAGGCCGGGTAAGCGGTATATCGGACAGCACACTAAATGACTCCATACATACCGTGGCCATGAGCACCAACTCTGTGAGCGTGGCGCTCTCTACCTCACACAACTTAACTTCCCTGGAATCTGTCTCCTTGCATGAAGTGGGCCTCAGTCTCGAGCCTGTGGCTGTCTCTTCCATAAACCAGGAAGTAGCCATGGGGCCAGGCCATGTGGATGTGTCTTCAGACAATCTTGCCTTTGTACCATCATCTCTGCAAATGGAAGACTCCAATTCAAACAAGGAGAATATGGCTACCTTGTTTACCATAT GGTGCACGCTGTGTGACAAGGCCTACCCATCAGACTGCCCAGATCATGGGCCTGTAACTTTCATTcctgacaccccaatagagaGCCGAGCCAGACTTTCTCTCCCAAAACAGCTTGTTCTCCGGCAGTCTATCATGGGACCTGAAGTAG GTGTGTGGACTCGGGAGACCATTCCTGTGAGGACTTGCTTTGGACCTCTGATTGGGCAACAGAGTCACTCTTTGGAAGTAGCAGATTGGACAGACAAGGCAACCAATCACATTTGGAAG ATGTACCACAATGGCGTCCTGGAGTTCTACATCATTACAACTGATGAAAATGAGTGTAACTGGATGATGTTTGTACGCAGAGCCCG GAATCGGGAAGAGCAGAATCTGGTAGCTTATCCCCATGATGGAAAAATGTACTTCTGCACCTCGCGGGACATCCCTCCTGAACAAGAGCTTCTCTTTTATTACAGTCGGGATTATGCTAGACAGATTG GTGTCCCTGAACACCCAGATGTGCATATCTGTCACTGTGGAAAGGAATGCACTTCCTACACAGAGTTTAAGGCCCATCTGAGCAGCCACATCCATAACCACCTTCCCAGCCAGGGGCACAGCAGCAGCCATGGATCGGGCCACAGTAAGGAAAGGAAGTGGAAGTGCTCCATGTGCCCCCAAGCTTTCATTTCTCCTTCCAAACTTCATGTCCATTTCATGGGACACATGGGCATGAAGCCACACAAGTGCGATTTCTGTAGCAAAGCTTTCAGCGATCCCAGCAATCTCCGGACTCACCTCAAGATACACACAG GTCAGAAAAATTATCGCTGTGCCCTCTGTGACAAGTCATTCACCCAAAAGGCTCACCTGGAATCGCACATGGTCATCCACACCGGGGAGAAGAACCTGAAGTGCGATTACTGTGACAAGCTGTTCATGCGGAGGCAGGACCTCAAACAGCATGTACTCACCCACACACA AGAACGGCAGATCAAGTGTCCAAGGTGTGACAAGCTGTTCCTGAGGACAAATCACCTGAAGAAACATCTCAACTCCCATGAAGGAAAGAGGGACTATGTGTGTGAAAAATGCTCCAAGGCTTATCTAACCAAATACCACCTCACTCGCCACCTAAAAATCTGTAAAGGCCCCACATCCAGTCTCTCAGCCCAGGAAGAGGAGGATTCAGAGGAGGAAGAACTAATAGAGTCAGTGAGGACTGAAGACTGTAGGATTAACAGTGGAGTGTATGCAACAGATGACTCACTCTCTGGACATAAGTGA
- the PRDM4 gene encoding PR domain zinc finger protein 4 isoform X5, whose protein sequence is MDFNGSLAHGGDSGMNEMNLSSVGMDQLTSSSVSNALPVSGSHLGLTASPTHNAIPASGLPVAIPNLGPSLSSLPSALSLMLPMGIGDRGVMCGIPERNYTLPPPPYPHLESSYFRHILPGILSYLADRPPPQYIHPNTINVDSNSALSVSNNPSALDPFQPSGTVGLEPGIVSMDSRAVNTHGTQSLHPSDSHDVALDTTIAMESVSRVTSPISTDGMTEELTMDDVAGDHSQIPNGSRNHEPLAVDTVGSNLASDAVGHSGVIPIHGSTLELPVVMEPDHIAGRVSGISDSTLNDSIHTVAMSTNSVSVALSTSHNLTSLESVSLHEVGLSLEPVAVSSINQEVAMGPGHVDVSSDNLAFVPSSLQMEDSNSNKENMATLFTIWCTLCDKAYPSDCPDHGPVTFIPDTPIESRARLSLPKQLVLRQSIMGPEVVSAFLLIGVWTRETIPVRTCFGPLIGQQSHSLEVADWTDKATNHIWKMYHNGVLEFYIITTDENECNWMMFVRRARNREEQNLVAYPHDGKMYFCTSRDIPPEQELLFYYSRDYARQIGVPEHPDVHICHCGKECTSYTEFKAHLSSHIHNHLPSQGHSSSHGSGHSKERKWKCSMCPQAFISPSKLHVHFMGHMGMKPHKCDFCSKAFSDPSNLRTHLKIHTGHHAEIGTELQE, encoded by the exons gATGAATGAAATGAACCTGAGTTCGGTAGGGATGGACCAGCTGACCTCATCCTCTGTGAGCAATGCCCTGCCTGTCTCAGGAAGTCACTTGGGACTGACTGCATCACCCACTCACAATGCCATACCAGCATCAG GCTTGCCTGTTGCAATTCCAAACTTGGGCCCCTCCTTGAGTTCCTTGCCCTCTGCCCTATCTCTGATGCTCCCAATGGGTATTGGAGATCGAGGAGTGATGTGTGGTATACCAGAGAGAAACTACACCCTACCTCCACCACCTTATCCTCACCTGGAGAGCAGCTACTTCAGACACATTCTACCTG GTATTTTATCTTATTTAGCTGACAGACCTCCACCTCAGTACATCCATCCCAACACTATAAATGTCGATAGCAATTCAGCTTTATCTGTCTCCAATAATCCTTCAGCCctagatcccttccagcccagtGGAACTGTGGGACTGGAACCAGGGATTGTCTCCATGGACTCTCGTGCAGTGAACACACACGGTACTCAAAGCCTGCACCCTAGTGACAGCCATGATGTAGCACTGGATACCACAATCGCTATGGAGAGTGTTTCAAGGGTAACCAGTCCAATATCTACTGATGGGATGACTGAGGAGCTTACGATGGATGATGTAGCTGGGGATCATTCACAAATCCCAAATGGCTCCCGGAATCATGAACCATTAGCTGTGGACACGGTAGGCAGTAACTTGGCTTCAGATGCAGTGGGTCATAGTGGTGTCATACCCATTCATGGTAGCACTTTGGAGCTTCCTGTTGTGATGGAGCCTGACCACATTGCAGGCCGGGTAAGCGGTATATCGGACAGCACACTAAATGACTCCATACATACCGTGGCCATGAGCACCAACTCTGTGAGCGTGGCGCTCTCTACCTCACACAACTTAACTTCCCTGGAATCTGTCTCCTTGCATGAAGTGGGCCTCAGTCTCGAGCCTGTGGCTGTCTCTTCCATAAACCAGGAAGTAGCCATGGGGCCAGGCCATGTGGATGTGTCTTCAGACAATCTTGCCTTTGTACCATCATCTCTGCAAATGGAAGACTCCAATTCAAACAAGGAGAATATGGCTACCTTGTTTACCATAT GGTGCACGCTGTGTGACAAGGCCTACCCATCAGACTGCCCAGATCATGGGCCTGTAACTTTCATTcctgacaccccaatagagaGCCGAGCCAGACTTTCTCTCCCAAAACAGCTTGTTCTCCGGCAGTCTATCATGGGACCTGAAGTAG TCAGTGCCTTTCTGCTGATAGGTGTGTGGACTCGGGAGACCATTCCTGTGAGGACTTGCTTTGGACCTCTGATTGGGCAACAGAGTCACTCTTTGGAAGTAGCAGATTGGACAGACAAGGCAACCAATCACATTTGGAAG ATGTACCACAATGGCGTCCTGGAGTTCTACATCATTACAACTGATGAAAATGAGTGTAACTGGATGATGTTTGTACGCAGAGCCCG GAATCGGGAAGAGCAGAATCTGGTAGCTTATCCCCATGATGGAAAAATGTACTTCTGCACCTCGCGGGACATCCCTCCTGAACAAGAGCTTCTCTTTTATTACAGTCGGGATTATGCTAGACAGATTG GTGTCCCTGAACACCCAGATGTGCATATCTGTCACTGTGGAAAGGAATGCACTTCCTACACAGAGTTTAAGGCCCATCTGAGCAGCCACATCCATAACCACCTTCCCAGCCAGGGGCACAGCAGCAGCCATGGATCGGGCCACAGTAAGGAAAGGAAGTGGAAGTGCTCCATGTGCCCCCAAGCTTTCATTTCTCCTTCCAAACTTCATGTCCATTTCATGGGACACATGGGCATGAAGCCACACAAGTGCGATTTCTGTAGCAAAGCTTTCAGCGATCCCAGCAATCTCCGGACTCACCTCAAGATACACACAG GTCATCATGCTGAGATTGGAACAGAGCTGCAGGAATAG
- the PRDM4 gene encoding PR domain zinc finger protein 4 isoform X3, which yields MNEMNLSSVGMDQLTSSSVSNALPVSGSHLGLTASPTHNAIPASGLPVAIPNLGPSLSSLPSALSLMLPMGIGDRGVMCGIPERNYTLPPPPYPHLESSYFRHILPGILSYLADRPPPQYIHPNTINVDSNSALSVSNNPSALDPFQPSGTVGLEPGIVSMDSRAVNTHGTQSLHPSDSHDVALDTTIAMESVSRVTSPISTDGMTEELTMDDVAGDHSQIPNGSRNHEPLAVDTVGSNLASDAVGHSGVIPIHGSTLELPVVMEPDHIAGRVSGISDSTLNDSIHTVAMSTNSVSVALSTSHNLTSLESVSLHEVGLSLEPVAVSSINQEVAMGPGHVDVSSDNLAFVPSSLQMEDSNSNKENMATLFTIWCTLCDKAYPSDCPDHGPVTFIPDTPIESRARLSLPKQLVLRQSIMGPEVVSAFLLIGVWTRETIPVRTCFGPLIGQQSHSLEVADWTDKATNHIWKMYHNGVLEFYIITTDENECNWMMFVRRARNREEQNLVAYPHDGKMYFCTSRDIPPEQELLFYYSRDYARQIGVPEHPDVHICHCGKECTSYTEFKAHLSSHIHNHLPSQGHSSSHGSGHSKERKWKCSMCPQAFISPSKLHVHFMGHMGMKPHKCDFCSKAFSDPSNLRTHLKIHTGQKNYRCALCDKSFTQKAHLESHMVIHTGEKNLKCDYCDKLFMRRQDLKQHVLTHTQERQIKCPRCDKLFLRTNHLKKHLNSHEGKRDYVCEKCSKAYLTKYHLTRHLKICKGPTSSLSAQEEEDSEEEELIESVRTEDCRINSGVYATDDSLSGHK from the exons ATGAATGAAATGAACCTGAGTTCGGTAGGGATGGACCAGCTGACCTCATCCTCTGTGAGCAATGCCCTGCCTGTCTCAGGAAGTCACTTGGGACTGACTGCATCACCCACTCACAATGCCATACCAGCATCAG GCTTGCCTGTTGCAATTCCAAACTTGGGCCCCTCCTTGAGTTCCTTGCCCTCTGCCCTATCTCTGATGCTCCCAATGGGTATTGGAGATCGAGGAGTGATGTGTGGTATACCAGAGAGAAACTACACCCTACCTCCACCACCTTATCCTCACCTGGAGAGCAGCTACTTCAGACACATTCTACCTG GTATTTTATCTTATTTAGCTGACAGACCTCCACCTCAGTACATCCATCCCAACACTATAAATGTCGATAGCAATTCAGCTTTATCTGTCTCCAATAATCCTTCAGCCctagatcccttccagcccagtGGAACTGTGGGACTGGAACCAGGGATTGTCTCCATGGACTCTCGTGCAGTGAACACACACGGTACTCAAAGCCTGCACCCTAGTGACAGCCATGATGTAGCACTGGATACCACAATCGCTATGGAGAGTGTTTCAAGGGTAACCAGTCCAATATCTACTGATGGGATGACTGAGGAGCTTACGATGGATGATGTAGCTGGGGATCATTCACAAATCCCAAATGGCTCCCGGAATCATGAACCATTAGCTGTGGACACGGTAGGCAGTAACTTGGCTTCAGATGCAGTGGGTCATAGTGGTGTCATACCCATTCATGGTAGCACTTTGGAGCTTCCTGTTGTGATGGAGCCTGACCACATTGCAGGCCGGGTAAGCGGTATATCGGACAGCACACTAAATGACTCCATACATACCGTGGCCATGAGCACCAACTCTGTGAGCGTGGCGCTCTCTACCTCACACAACTTAACTTCCCTGGAATCTGTCTCCTTGCATGAAGTGGGCCTCAGTCTCGAGCCTGTGGCTGTCTCTTCCATAAACCAGGAAGTAGCCATGGGGCCAGGCCATGTGGATGTGTCTTCAGACAATCTTGCCTTTGTACCATCATCTCTGCAAATGGAAGACTCCAATTCAAACAAGGAGAATATGGCTACCTTGTTTACCATAT GGTGCACGCTGTGTGACAAGGCCTACCCATCAGACTGCCCAGATCATGGGCCTGTAACTTTCATTcctgacaccccaatagagaGCCGAGCCAGACTTTCTCTCCCAAAACAGCTTGTTCTCCGGCAGTCTATCATGGGACCTGAAGTAG TCAGTGCCTTTCTGCTGATAGGTGTGTGGACTCGGGAGACCATTCCTGTGAGGACTTGCTTTGGACCTCTGATTGGGCAACAGAGTCACTCTTTGGAAGTAGCAGATTGGACAGACAAGGCAACCAATCACATTTGGAAG ATGTACCACAATGGCGTCCTGGAGTTCTACATCATTACAACTGATGAAAATGAGTGTAACTGGATGATGTTTGTACGCAGAGCCCG GAATCGGGAAGAGCAGAATCTGGTAGCTTATCCCCATGATGGAAAAATGTACTTCTGCACCTCGCGGGACATCCCTCCTGAACAAGAGCTTCTCTTTTATTACAGTCGGGATTATGCTAGACAGATTG GTGTCCCTGAACACCCAGATGTGCATATCTGTCACTGTGGAAAGGAATGCACTTCCTACACAGAGTTTAAGGCCCATCTGAGCAGCCACATCCATAACCACCTTCCCAGCCAGGGGCACAGCAGCAGCCATGGATCGGGCCACAGTAAGGAAAGGAAGTGGAAGTGCTCCATGTGCCCCCAAGCTTTCATTTCTCCTTCCAAACTTCATGTCCATTTCATGGGACACATGGGCATGAAGCCACACAAGTGCGATTTCTGTAGCAAAGCTTTCAGCGATCCCAGCAATCTCCGGACTCACCTCAAGATACACACAG GTCAGAAAAATTATCGCTGTGCCCTCTGTGACAAGTCATTCACCCAAAAGGCTCACCTGGAATCGCACATGGTCATCCACACCGGGGAGAAGAACCTGAAGTGCGATTACTGTGACAAGCTGTTCATGCGGAGGCAGGACCTCAAACAGCATGTACTCACCCACACACA AGAACGGCAGATCAAGTGTCCAAGGTGTGACAAGCTGTTCCTGAGGACAAATCACCTGAAGAAACATCTCAACTCCCATGAAGGAAAGAGGGACTATGTGTGTGAAAAATGCTCCAAGGCTTATCTAACCAAATACCACCTCACTCGCCACCTAAAAATCTGTAAAGGCCCCACATCCAGTCTCTCAGCCCAGGAAGAGGAGGATTCAGAGGAGGAAGAACTAATAGAGTCAGTGAGGACTGAAGACTGTAGGATTAACAGTGGAGTGTATGCAACAGATGACTCACTCTCTGGACATAAGTGA
- the PRDM4 gene encoding PR domain zinc finger protein 4 isoform X1: MDFNGSLAHGGDSGMNEMNLSSVGMDQLTSSSVSNALPVSGSHLGLTASPTHNAIPASGLPVAIPNLGPSLSSLPSALSLMLPMGIGDRGVMCGIPERNYTLPPPPYPHLESSYFRHILPGILSYLADRPPPQYIHPNTINVDSNSALSVSNNPSALDPFQPSGTVGLEPGIVSMDSRAVNTHGTQSLHPSDSHDVALDTTIAMESVSRVTSPISTDGMTEELTMDDVAGDHSQIPNGSRNHEPLAVDTVGSNLASDAVGHSGVIPIHGSTLELPVVMEPDHIAGRVSGISDSTLNDSIHTVAMSTNSVSVALSTSHNLTSLESVSLHEVGLSLEPVAVSSINQEVAMGPGHVDVSSDNLAFVPSSLQMEDSNSNKENMATLFTIWCTLCDKAYPSDCPDHGPVTFIPDTPIESRARLSLPKQLVLRQSIMGPEVVSAFLLIGVWTRETIPVRTCFGPLIGQQSHSLEVADWTDKATNHIWKMYHNGVLEFYIITTDENECNWMMFVRRARNREEQNLVAYPHDGKMYFCTSRDIPPEQELLFYYSRDYARQIGVPEHPDVHICHCGKECTSYTEFKAHLSSHIHNHLPSQGHSSSHGSGHSKERKWKCSMCPQAFISPSKLHVHFMGHMGMKPHKCDFCSKAFSDPSNLRTHLKIHTGQKNYRCALCDKSFTQKAHLESHMVIHTGEKNLKCDYCDKLFMRRQDLKQHVLTHTQERQIKCPRCDKLFLRTNHLKKHLNSHEGKRDYVCEKCSKAYLTKYHLTRHLKICKGPTSSLSAQEEEDSEEEELIESVRTEDCRINSGVYATDDSLSGHK, encoded by the exons gATGAATGAAATGAACCTGAGTTCGGTAGGGATGGACCAGCTGACCTCATCCTCTGTGAGCAATGCCCTGCCTGTCTCAGGAAGTCACTTGGGACTGACTGCATCACCCACTCACAATGCCATACCAGCATCAG GCTTGCCTGTTGCAATTCCAAACTTGGGCCCCTCCTTGAGTTCCTTGCCCTCTGCCCTATCTCTGATGCTCCCAATGGGTATTGGAGATCGAGGAGTGATGTGTGGTATACCAGAGAGAAACTACACCCTACCTCCACCACCTTATCCTCACCTGGAGAGCAGCTACTTCAGACACATTCTACCTG GTATTTTATCTTATTTAGCTGACAGACCTCCACCTCAGTACATCCATCCCAACACTATAAATGTCGATAGCAATTCAGCTTTATCTGTCTCCAATAATCCTTCAGCCctagatcccttccagcccagtGGAACTGTGGGACTGGAACCAGGGATTGTCTCCATGGACTCTCGTGCAGTGAACACACACGGTACTCAAAGCCTGCACCCTAGTGACAGCCATGATGTAGCACTGGATACCACAATCGCTATGGAGAGTGTTTCAAGGGTAACCAGTCCAATATCTACTGATGGGATGACTGAGGAGCTTACGATGGATGATGTAGCTGGGGATCATTCACAAATCCCAAATGGCTCCCGGAATCATGAACCATTAGCTGTGGACACGGTAGGCAGTAACTTGGCTTCAGATGCAGTGGGTCATAGTGGTGTCATACCCATTCATGGTAGCACTTTGGAGCTTCCTGTTGTGATGGAGCCTGACCACATTGCAGGCCGGGTAAGCGGTATATCGGACAGCACACTAAATGACTCCATACATACCGTGGCCATGAGCACCAACTCTGTGAGCGTGGCGCTCTCTACCTCACACAACTTAACTTCCCTGGAATCTGTCTCCTTGCATGAAGTGGGCCTCAGTCTCGAGCCTGTGGCTGTCTCTTCCATAAACCAGGAAGTAGCCATGGGGCCAGGCCATGTGGATGTGTCTTCAGACAATCTTGCCTTTGTACCATCATCTCTGCAAATGGAAGACTCCAATTCAAACAAGGAGAATATGGCTACCTTGTTTACCATAT GGTGCACGCTGTGTGACAAGGCCTACCCATCAGACTGCCCAGATCATGGGCCTGTAACTTTCATTcctgacaccccaatagagaGCCGAGCCAGACTTTCTCTCCCAAAACAGCTTGTTCTCCGGCAGTCTATCATGGGACCTGAAGTAG TCAGTGCCTTTCTGCTGATAGGTGTGTGGACTCGGGAGACCATTCCTGTGAGGACTTGCTTTGGACCTCTGATTGGGCAACAGAGTCACTCTTTGGAAGTAGCAGATTGGACAGACAAGGCAACCAATCACATTTGGAAG ATGTACCACAATGGCGTCCTGGAGTTCTACATCATTACAACTGATGAAAATGAGTGTAACTGGATGATGTTTGTACGCAGAGCCCG GAATCGGGAAGAGCAGAATCTGGTAGCTTATCCCCATGATGGAAAAATGTACTTCTGCACCTCGCGGGACATCCCTCCTGAACAAGAGCTTCTCTTTTATTACAGTCGGGATTATGCTAGACAGATTG GTGTCCCTGAACACCCAGATGTGCATATCTGTCACTGTGGAAAGGAATGCACTTCCTACACAGAGTTTAAGGCCCATCTGAGCAGCCACATCCATAACCACCTTCCCAGCCAGGGGCACAGCAGCAGCCATGGATCGGGCCACAGTAAGGAAAGGAAGTGGAAGTGCTCCATGTGCCCCCAAGCTTTCATTTCTCCTTCCAAACTTCATGTCCATTTCATGGGACACATGGGCATGAAGCCACACAAGTGCGATTTCTGTAGCAAAGCTTTCAGCGATCCCAGCAATCTCCGGACTCACCTCAAGATACACACAG GTCAGAAAAATTATCGCTGTGCCCTCTGTGACAAGTCATTCACCCAAAAGGCTCACCTGGAATCGCACATGGTCATCCACACCGGGGAGAAGAACCTGAAGTGCGATTACTGTGACAAGCTGTTCATGCGGAGGCAGGACCTCAAACAGCATGTACTCACCCACACACA AGAACGGCAGATCAAGTGTCCAAGGTGTGACAAGCTGTTCCTGAGGACAAATCACCTGAAGAAACATCTCAACTCCCATGAAGGAAAGAGGGACTATGTGTGTGAAAAATGCTCCAAGGCTTATCTAACCAAATACCACCTCACTCGCCACCTAAAAATCTGTAAAGGCCCCACATCCAGTCTCTCAGCCCAGGAAGAGGAGGATTCAGAGGAGGAAGAACTAATAGAGTCAGTGAGGACTGAAGACTGTAGGATTAACAGTGGAGTGTATGCAACAGATGACTCACTCTCTGGACATAAGTGA